CTTTTTCGCCGTCGTGGTCGCGCTTCAACTGGCTCACCACCTGCTGGATGTAGTGCAGCGAGAAACGTTGATACACGCCGTCCGCCAGCGCCCCGCCCCACGTGTCGAAAATCATCACGGCTTGCGCGCCGGCTTCGATCTGGGCGTTCAGATACGCCGCGACCGAGCGCGCGTTGACGTCGAGAATGCGGTGCATCAGATCCGGCCGCGCGTAGAGCATCGACTTGACCGTACGGAAATCCGCCGAACCGCCGCCTTCGACCATGTAGCACGCGAGCGTCCACGGACTGCCCGAAAAGCCGATCAGCGGTACGCGTTGACGGCCTTGCGCGTCGGTCAGCGCGGTGCGAATTTCGCGCACGGCGTCGGTCACGTAGCGCAGCGTGGCGTCGATGTCCGGCACCGCGAGGCGCGCGACGTCGTCTTCCGTGCGAACCGGGCGAACAAACTTAGGACCCTCGCCGGTCACGAATTCGAGGCCGAGACCCATGGCGTCGGGCACGGTGAGGATGTCGGAGAACAGGATCGCGGCGTCGAGCGGATAACGCTCGAGCGGCTGCAACGTGACTTCCGTCGCGTACGCCGGGCTCTTCGCCAGACCGAGGAAACTGCCCGCGCGGCCACGCGTGGCGTTGTATTCGGGCAGGTAGCGGCCAGCTTGCCGCATCAGCCAGATCGGCGTGTAGTCGGTCGGCTGGCGCAGCAGCGCGCGCAGGAAAGTGTCGTTCAGGAGTTTATGGGCCACGTTGCGTACGACTGAGGGCAAAGGGGCATTTTACCGGACCCGGCTCGCCGCATCGTGCTTGATCCGGCCAATAACTGTTGTGCGCGTCGCTCGCGGCGGGTTTTCCGTGGGCTCG
The nucleotide sequence above comes from Paraburkholderia aromaticivorans. Encoded proteins:
- the hemE gene encoding uroporphyrinogen decarboxylase, yielding MAHKLLNDTFLRALLRQPTDYTPIWLMRQAGRYLPEYNATRGRAGSFLGLAKSPAYATEVTLQPLERYPLDAAILFSDILTVPDAMGLGLEFVTGEGPKFVRPVRTEDDVARLAVPDIDATLRYVTDAVREIRTALTDAQGRQRVPLIGFSGSPWTLACYMVEGGGSADFRTVKSMLYARPDLMHRILDVNARSVAAYLNAQIEAGAQAVMIFDTWGGALADGVYQRFSLHYIQQVVSQLKRDHDGEKVPVITFTKGGGLWLDEIAETGVDAVGLDWTVNLSKARERVGGKVALQGNIDPSVLFAPPASIRMEARAVLDSFGNHPGHVFNLGHGISQFTPPENVAELVDEVHRHSRAIRSGAHAPT